A genome region from Lytechinus pictus isolate F3 Inbred chromosome 16, Lp3.0, whole genome shotgun sequence includes the following:
- the LOC129279012 gene encoding NHL repeat-containing protein 3-like encodes MEILIGFSLFVSATVLVFSVESNCFHLGSKYYKLDPTWPIDSEAFQGEVFSAAIDDVKGEVYVSQRGDDIPHVLVFDIGVGKLLRNFTYKDSSTLQDIHGMRWQFNETNQQGYVWVTDVGNGPHGYTVKRLLPDGTLDLTMGVAGKAGTSLHPLMFGNVADVAINKEGILYVADGDGGVNNRVVKVELRNSGPLTIWSVGNNGTAPGQFRIPHSVELDDGGRLWVADRMNGRLEAFDASTGTFLGNWSSCFYDGEPYSVRLSKDRGHFIVTQLNSDQIVLVKAAPGSGPIGDTCHRLDTIALGKDTKPHLVAVSKATGAFFVGELGSQSCQKFVPILQNNLWVP; translated from the exons ATGGAGATCCTTATCGGTTTCTCGTTATTCGTATCTGCCACAGTGCTTGTGTTTAGCGTTGAATCGAATTGTTTTCATCTGGGCAGCAAATATTATAAACTAGATCCAACGTGGCCGATTGACAGCGAAGCATTCCAGGGAGAAGTCTTCAGCGCTGCAATTGACGACGTCAAAGGAGAGGTTTATGTGTCACAG AGAGGTGATGATATACCTCATGTCCTTGTGTTCGACATTGGAGTCGGCAAACTCCTTCGGAACTTCACCTACAAGGATAGCAGTACACTTCAGGACATTCATGGCATGAGATGGCAATTCAATGAAACCAACCAGCAAGGCTATGTCTGGGTGACGGATGTAGGCAATg GGCCTCATGGGTATACTGTCAAACGGCTTTTACCGGACGGAACGCTTGATCTTACGATGGGTGTGGCTGGCAAGGCTGGTACCTCCCTGCATCCTCTCATGTTTGGAAATGTTGCTGATGTTGCAATCAATAAAGAGGGCATCCTTTACGTTGCAGATGGTGATGGAGGAGTCAACAATAGAGTTGTTAAAGTGGAATTGA GGAATTCTGGCCCATTAACAATCTGGAGTGTTGGAAATAATGGCACCGCCCCTGGTCAGTTTCGCATTCCCCACAGCGTAGAGCTGGACGACGGCGGCAGGCTCTGGGTGGCTGATCGGATGAACGGGAGGCTGGAGGCCTTCGATGCCTCAACGGGAACGTTTCTGGGAAATTGGAGCTCATGCTTCTATGATGGTGAACCCTACTCTGTCAG ACTTAGCAAAGACAGAGGCCACTTCATTGTGACTCAGCTGAATTCTGACCAGATTGTGCTGGTCAAGGCTGCCCCGGGCTCTGGCCCAATAGGGGACACTTGCCATCGACTGGACACGATAGCCCTTGGTAAGGACACCAAGCCCCACCTAGTGGCCGTCAGCAAAGCAACAGGGGCATTCTTCGTTGGTGAGCTCGGCAGTCAGTCATGCCAAAAATTTGTgccaattttacaaaataatctcTGGGTCCCATAA